The proteins below are encoded in one region of Alistipes indistinctus YIT 12060:
- a CDS encoding SurA N-terminal domain-containing protein: MATLNTLRTRGGVIVSIVIGIALLAFLLGDLSSAGNMMNARKMRVGEIDGNKIGYLEYTEQVDYLTGIQQTMTGKDALSSEEQMQVQNFAWDNLLNKYVLAPGFEDAGILVSENEQVDMVDGNYISPVITGTFVNPNTGVYDPAMLRNFVSNMDQDPTGKAGMIWNYMKNQMVKQRLFTKYVGLVSKGIYVTDLEVEQGVNNANSLSNIAYILKEYSQIPDSTVTVPESDVRKYYKEHERMFRQSASRDIEYVVFDVLPSQDDYAAVEKTVNEMAAEFAAAENPFQFATLNSQIPPVKRYLTENQLPAPLAGYAFGPDSKQMYGPVLDNDVYTMARVADVKMLPDSIGARHILLPADKKAQADSILTALKGGASFAELSEKYSIDPQAKLRGGDLGVFSPDQMVEEFSQAALDTKQGDFFETTTRFGIHIGQVTSKSKPVKKVQLAVITDKVEPSEATQQAVYGKVSQFIAAANGSAENFAKAVSDNALSKRVARIHNTERNISGMDNSREIVRWAFNAEQGDVSPVTEVDGNYVVALLTGVSEDGIAPLTAVSQNIATILRQQIKGKMLSDSLSGGTLLQAVATKVGAEVKEAGDVDFNSFYVNGVGVEPALIGAVSAVQPGALSKPVVGMAGVYLFDVTGRQNTDNVTPESERARLESMGLSYLSERVSQVLVEAANVKDNRVKFF; this comes from the coding sequence ATGGCAACACTCAACACATTAAGGACGCGGGGCGGCGTGATCGTTTCGATCGTGATCGGTATCGCGTTGCTGGCTTTCCTTTTGGGCGACCTCTCCTCTGCGGGTAACATGATGAATGCGCGCAAGATGCGGGTGGGCGAGATCGACGGCAACAAGATCGGTTATCTGGAGTACACCGAGCAGGTCGATTACCTGACCGGCATCCAGCAGACGATGACCGGCAAGGACGCACTCAGCAGCGAAGAGCAGATGCAGGTGCAGAACTTCGCGTGGGACAACCTGCTCAACAAGTACGTGCTTGCACCCGGATTCGAGGATGCGGGTATTCTCGTGTCGGAGAACGAGCAGGTCGACATGGTCGACGGCAACTACATTTCGCCGGTGATCACGGGCACATTCGTCAATCCCAATACGGGGGTCTACGATCCCGCGATGCTGCGCAATTTCGTTTCGAACATGGATCAGGATCCTACCGGTAAAGCGGGTATGATCTGGAACTATATGAAGAACCAGATGGTCAAGCAGCGCCTCTTCACCAAATATGTGGGCCTGGTGAGCAAAGGCATCTATGTGACCGATTTGGAAGTGGAACAGGGCGTGAACAATGCCAACAGCCTCAGCAACATCGCTTACATCCTCAAGGAATACAGCCAGATTCCCGATTCGACGGTGACTGTGCCCGAGTCCGATGTGCGCAAATATTACAAGGAGCATGAACGCATGTTCCGCCAGAGCGCTTCGCGCGATATCGAATACGTGGTCTTTGACGTGCTGCCTTCGCAGGACGATTATGCGGCTGTAGAGAAAACGGTGAACGAGATGGCCGCCGAGTTCGCTGCGGCTGAGAATCCGTTCCAGTTCGCAACGCTCAATTCGCAGATCCCCCCGGTAAAACGTTACCTGACCGAAAATCAGCTGCCCGCTCCGTTGGCAGGCTATGCATTCGGTCCCGACAGCAAGCAGATGTACGGTCCGGTACTCGATAACGACGTTTATACGATGGCCCGCGTTGCCGATGTGAAGATGCTGCCCGATTCGATCGGCGCACGCCACATCCTCCTTCCGGCCGACAAGAAAGCACAGGCCGACAGCATCCTGACCGCGCTGAAAGGCGGCGCTTCGTTCGCCGAGCTTTCGGAAAAATATTCGATCGACCCCCAGGCCAAACTCCGGGGCGGCGATCTGGGCGTCTTCTCTCCCGACCAGATGGTCGAAGAGTTCTCGCAGGCGGCGCTCGATACCAAACAGGGAGACTTTTTCGAAACGACGACCCGTTTCGGTATCCATATCGGTCAGGTAACCTCCAAGAGCAAGCCGGTCAAAAAGGTGCAGCTCGCGGTGATCACCGACAAAGTAGAACCGAGCGAAGCGACGCAGCAGGCTGTTTACGGCAAGGTGAGCCAGTTTATCGCGGCAGCCAACGGTTCGGCCGAAAACTTTGCGAAAGCGGTGTCCGACAATGCGCTCTCGAAACGTGTGGCCCGCATCCACAACACCGAACGCAATATCAGCGGCATGGACAACTCGCGTGAAATCGTGCGCTGGGCTTTCAATGCGGAACAGGGCGACGTATCGCCCGTCACCGAAGTCGACGGCAACTATGTGGTTGCACTGCTGACCGGCGTCAGCGAGGACGGAATCGCACCCCTGACTGCGGTTTCGCAGAACATCGCCACCATCCTGCGCCAGCAGATCAAAGGCAAGATGCTTTCCGACAGCCTGTCGGGCGGTACTTTGCTGCAGGCTGTGGCCACCAAGGTGGGAGCTGAGGTCAAAGAGGCCGGCGACGTCGATTTCAATTCGTTCTATGTAAATGGCGTCGGTGTCGAACCGGCCCTGATCGGTGCGGTGAGCGCGGTACAACCCGGCGCGCTTTCGAAACCGGTGGTCGGAATGGCCGGCGTCTACCTGTTCGACGTAACGGGCCGCCAGAATACCGACAACGTGACACCCGAAAGCGAGCGTGCACGTCTTGAGTCGATGGGCCTGTCGTACCTTTCCGAGCGCGTTTCGCAGGTGCTCGTCGAAGCTGCAAATGTGAAAGACAACCGCGTGAAATTCTTCTGA
- a CDS encoding Crp/Fnr family transcriptional regulator yields the protein MYAILKECPLFRGLTVAQIEDILADKGKYALSEYRDGDLIAQRDTAYSGLMIIIKGKVHGKMTYASGRSADIEPIEAPQLIAPAFLFGGYNKLPIDVIADGDVTIMTIHRGYIFELMQNNVVIMSNFVDILSNRANVWSKKIYYLSFRSLREKVANYLLDHTHADNSALLMPDIAETASYFDATRSALQTVLDEMAKKRLVRRDGDSVVVLNPQGLRDILK from the coding sequence ATGTATGCGATACTGAAAGAGTGTCCGCTGTTCAGGGGACTGACGGTGGCACAGATAGAGGATATTCTCGCCGACAAGGGTAAATACGCCCTGAGCGAGTATCGTGACGGCGATCTGATCGCACAACGCGACACGGCCTACTCGGGGCTCATGATTATCATCAAGGGGAAAGTACACGGCAAAATGACCTATGCATCGGGGCGCAGTGCGGACATCGAACCGATCGAAGCGCCGCAACTGATTGCACCGGCCTTTCTTTTCGGCGGCTACAACAAACTGCCGATCGATGTGATCGCCGACGGCGATGTGACGATCATGACCATCCACCGCGGCTATATCTTCGAATTGATGCAGAACAATGTGGTCATCATGTCCAATTTCGTCGACATTCTTTCGAACCGTGCCAATGTATGGTCGAAGAAGATTTACTACCTCTCGTTCCGGTCGCTCCGGGAGAAGGTGGCGAATTACCTGCTCGACCATACCCATGCGGACAATTCCGCGCTGCTGATGCCCGACATTGCCGAAACCGCCTCTTATTTCGATGCTACGCGAAGCGCTTTGCAAACCGTGCTGGACGAAATGGCGAAGAAGCGCCTCGTGCGCCGTGACGGGGACAGCGTGGTCGTGCTGAACCCGCAGGGGTTGCGGGATATTCTTAAATAA